From Aristaeella lactis, the proteins below share one genomic window:
- a CDS encoding MIP/aquaporin family protein, giving the protein MKDIKKYLAEFIGTLVLVLFACGVAGQICATGVSGLIGTALAFGLVIVAMAYSIGNISGCHINPAVSIAMLVNKKISVKDFCGYIVAQFLGAIAGAAILNAIVQDTAKLGCNALYNGNAWLSFLIEVILTFVFVIAILGVTSKSSNGNIAGLVIGGALVLVHLLGIAFTGTSVNPARSFGPALIAGNLSGIWVFLLAPLVGGVLAAVIYRFLDPEQ; this is encoded by the coding sequence ATGAAAGACATCAAGAAGTATCTGGCTGAGTTCATCGGTACCCTGGTTCTGGTTCTGTTTGCCTGCGGTGTTGCGGGGCAGATATGCGCCACGGGAGTCTCCGGGCTGATTGGTACTGCCCTTGCCTTTGGTCTTGTCATCGTCGCCATGGCTTATTCCATCGGCAATATCTCCGGCTGTCATATCAATCCTGCTGTTTCCATTGCCATGCTGGTAAACAAAAAGATCTCTGTGAAGGATTTCTGCGGTTATATCGTGGCTCAGTTCCTGGGTGCCATCGCCGGCGCTGCAATCCTGAACGCCATTGTGCAGGATACCGCGAAGCTTGGCTGCAACGCCCTGTATAACGGTAATGCATGGCTCAGTTTCCTGATCGAGGTGATTCTCACTTTTGTCTTTGTCATCGCGATCCTGGGCGTAACCTCCAAATCCTCTAACGGTAATATTGCCGGCCTTGTCATCGGCGGTGCCCTGGTGCTTGTCCACCTGTTGGGCATTGCCTTCACCGGAACCTCAGTAAACCCTGCCCGTTCCTTCGGCCCGGCCCTGATCGCCGGAAACCTCAGCGGCATTTGGGTATTCCTGCTGGCTCCTCTGGTTGGCGGTGTACTCGCTGCTGTCATTTACCGTTTCCTGGATCCTGAACAGTAA
- a CDS encoding glycogen/starch/alpha-glucan phosphorylase, with product MNAKQLLKDAEQRLMTEYHKDIQHANAQELHNAVSGAAMDALAPVWARKEAARFPRRQAAYLSMEFLVGRLVYNNLYCMGLLEDVKALLKEKGVDIAVMEDVEDDAFGNGGLGRLAACFLDSAVTCNVPLTGYGLRFRYGLFKQDFVDGRQVELPDDWSRYGDPWSIRRIDEAVVVSMKTGDVLAVPYDMPVVGFGAKNVGTLRLWQTESLNEVDFAVFNSQDYAKAAADKNKAEDITKFLYPNDTRKEGKQLRVKQQYVLVSATMQDILRSYRKRHGSDYSFFAKEVAAQLNDTHPTMAIPELIRLLGEDGISFEDAFLIARDTFAYTNHTVMQEALEKWDLSLLSSVCPQIVSVIRKIDARFRREMKKAGKEITPSLCIILDGRVHMAELATYATHAINGVAALHSEILKNDVFADWYQLYPERFQNKTNGITQRRWLGLCNPELTKLITDQIGPGFETDLDRLKELVPKINKSLCSKFRTVKKAKKKQLCAEILKKEGVVLDPDMVFDVQVKRLHEYKRQFMNALSILAIYDQLKRGQLKDLPPVAFVFGAKAAPGYDRAKAVIHWINMIADKVNNDPKTKDRLKVVFVRNYNCSWAEKIIPAADISEQISPAGTEASGTGNMKLMLNGAVTLGTFDGANVEIVEEAGRENNYIFGATVEELEKIKDSYDPVKIYNKNALLRRALDTLVNGTFPDDDGRLKELHDAILKGASWHKPDHYYVMKDFGDYYETKLQAIRDAKADETAFARKCLMNVACSGKFSSDRTIREYAKDIWKI from the coding sequence ATGAACGCCAAGCAGCTGCTGAAAGATGCAGAACAGCGTCTGATGACCGAATACCATAAAGATATACAGCACGCCAACGCGCAGGAACTGCATAACGCGGTTTCCGGCGCTGCCATGGATGCCCTGGCGCCTGTCTGGGCCCGGAAGGAAGCTGCCCGCTTCCCCCGCCGCCAGGCTGCCTATCTGTCCATGGAGTTTCTCGTCGGCCGGCTGGTTTACAACAACCTTTACTGTATGGGCCTGCTGGAGGATGTAAAGGCGCTTCTGAAAGAAAAAGGCGTGGATATCGCCGTCATGGAGGATGTGGAGGACGATGCCTTCGGAAACGGCGGTCTCGGACGTCTTGCCGCCTGCTTCCTGGACAGCGCCGTTACCTGCAATGTACCGCTCACCGGTTACGGACTTCGTTTCCGCTACGGCCTGTTTAAGCAGGACTTTGTGGACGGACGCCAGGTGGAGCTGCCGGATGACTGGTCCAGGTACGGAGACCCCTGGTCCATCCGCCGGATCGATGAGGCTGTTGTTGTCTCCATGAAGACCGGCGATGTGCTGGCTGTCCCCTATGATATGCCAGTGGTCGGTTTTGGGGCGAAAAATGTGGGAACCCTGCGCCTCTGGCAGACAGAAAGCCTCAATGAGGTTGACTTTGCCGTCTTCAACAGTCAGGATTATGCCAAAGCAGCCGCGGATAAAAACAAGGCGGAGGACATCACCAAATTCCTGTATCCGAATGACACCCGGAAAGAGGGTAAACAGCTGCGGGTCAAGCAGCAGTATGTCCTCGTATCCGCCACCATGCAGGATATCCTCCGTTCCTACCGCAAGCGCCATGGCAGCGATTATTCCTTCTTTGCCAAGGAAGTGGCTGCCCAGCTGAATGATACCCATCCCACCATGGCCATTCCGGAACTGATCCGCCTGCTGGGTGAGGACGGCATATCCTTTGAGGACGCTTTCCTCATCGCCCGGGATACCTTCGCTTATACCAACCATACCGTCATGCAGGAAGCCCTGGAAAAGTGGGATCTTTCCCTTCTTTCCTCCGTCTGTCCGCAGATTGTTTCCGTCATCCGGAAGATTGATGCCCGTTTCCGCCGGGAGATGAAAAAAGCCGGTAAGGAGATCACTCCTTCCCTCTGTATCATCCTGGACGGACGCGTTCACATGGCGGAGCTTGCCACCTACGCCACCCATGCCATCAACGGTGTGGCTGCCCTGCACAGTGAGATCCTGAAGAACGACGTCTTTGCCGACTGGTATCAGCTGTATCCGGAGCGCTTCCAGAACAAGACCAACGGTATTACCCAGCGCCGCTGGCTGGGCCTGTGCAATCCGGAGCTGACAAAGCTGATCACGGACCAGATCGGCCCGGGCTTTGAAACCGACCTGGACCGGCTGAAGGAGCTGGTTCCGAAGATCAACAAATCCCTGTGCAGCAAATTCCGTACCGTGAAGAAGGCCAAGAAGAAGCAGCTTTGTGCCGAGATCCTGAAAAAGGAAGGCGTCGTGCTGGATCCGGACATGGTCTTCGATGTCCAGGTCAAGCGCCTGCATGAGTATAAGCGCCAGTTCATGAACGCCCTCAGCATCCTGGCGATCTATGACCAGCTGAAACGCGGCCAGCTGAAGGATCTCCCGCCTGTCGCCTTTGTTTTCGGCGCCAAGGCTGCGCCCGGTTATGACCGCGCGAAAGCCGTCATCCACTGGATCAACATGATCGCGGATAAGGTCAATAACGATCCGAAGACAAAGGACCGTCTCAAGGTCGTCTTCGTCCGGAACTACAACTGTTCCTGGGCGGAGAAGATCATTCCCGCCGCCGACATTTCCGAGCAGATCTCCCCTGCCGGTACAGAGGCTTCCGGCACCGGCAACATGAAGCTGATGCTGAACGGTGCTGTCACCCTGGGTACCTTTGACGGTGCCAACGTGGAGATCGTGGAGGAAGCCGGGAGGGAAAACAACTACATTTTCGGTGCCACAGTGGAGGAACTGGAGAAGATCAAAGACTCCTATGATCCTGTAAAGATCTACAATAAAAATGCCCTGCTCCGCCGTGCCCTGGATACCCTGGTCAACGGCACCTTCCCGGATGATGACGGCCGTCTGAAGGAACTGCATGACGCGATCCTGAAGGGAGCCTCCTGGCATAAGCCCGATCATTACTATGTCATGAAGGACTTCGGGGATTATTATGAAACCAAGCTGCAGGCCATCCGCGACGCGAAGGCCGATGAAACCGCCTTTGCCCGCAAATGCCTGATGAATGTGGCCTGTTCCGGCAAATTCTCCTCCGACCGTACCATCCGTGAGTATGCGAAGGACATCTGGAAAATCTGA
- a CDS encoding DUF1622 domain-containing protein codes for MFETIENIFEVCLGCAITIVEIIGALIILYYVIKALVFLLQKKHNACRGSLTMGITTGLNFLLASEVLKTIIAPGWKEIGMTCAILLMRAGMSLLVHWENKLEVENGEPGNK; via the coding sequence ATGTTTGAGACGATCGAGAACATTTTCGAGGTGTGCCTTGGCTGCGCCATCACCATCGTGGAGATCATCGGCGCGCTGATCATCCTGTATTACGTCATCAAAGCCCTGGTCTTCCTCCTGCAGAAGAAGCACAACGCCTGCCGCGGTTCGCTGACGATGGGGATCACGACGGGCCTGAACTTCCTGCTGGCCAGCGAAGTGCTCAAAACCATCATCGCGCCGGGCTGGAAAGAGATCGGCATGACCTGCGCGATCCTACTGATGCGCGCAGGCATGAGTCTCCTCGTCCACTGGGAAAACAAGCTGGAAGTGGAGAACGGGGAACCCGGAAACAAATAA